One genomic window of Paeniglutamicibacter sp. Y32M11 includes the following:
- the ilvD gene encoding dihydroxy-acid dehydratase produces MSQDTAPDIKPRSRVVTDGIHAAPARGMFRAVGMGDDDFAKPQIGVASSWNEITPCNLSLNRLAAGAKEGVHAGGGFPMQFGTISVSDGISMGHEGMHFSLVSREVIADSVEVVMQAERIDGSVLLAGCDKSLPGMLMAAARLDLASVFLYAGSIMPGWVKLEDGSEKEVTLIDAFEAVGACAAGKMSLEDLTRIEKAICPGEGACGGMYTANTMACIGEALGMSLPGSAAPPSADRRRDMFARASGEAVVNLLRKGITARDIMTKKAFENAIAVTMAFGGSTNAVLHLLAIAREAEVDLTLADFNRIGDKIPHLGDLKPFGRYVMTDVDKIGGVPVIMKALLDAGLLHGDCLTVTGKTVAENLAAINPPDVDGKILRALDNPIHKTGGITVLHGSMAPDGAVVKSAGFDADVFEGTARVFDREQGALAALDAGQIHAGDVVVIRYEGPKGGPGMREMLAITGAIKGAGLGKDVLLLTDGRFSGGTTGLCIGHVAPEAVDGGPIAFVKDGDKIRVDIAARSFDLLVDEAELEARKVGWAPLPAKFTTGVLAKYAKLVNSASTGAYCG; encoded by the coding sequence ATGAGCCAGGACACAGCACCAGATATCAAGCCTCGCAGCCGCGTCGTGACCGACGGCATCCATGCCGCTCCGGCCCGTGGCATGTTCCGCGCCGTGGGGATGGGTGATGACGATTTTGCTAAGCCGCAGATTGGCGTTGCCAGCTCCTGGAACGAAATCACCCCGTGCAACCTGTCGCTGAACCGTTTGGCTGCCGGTGCCAAGGAAGGTGTTCACGCCGGTGGCGGGTTCCCGATGCAATTCGGCACCATCTCGGTGTCCGATGGCATCTCCATGGGCCACGAGGGCATGCACTTCTCACTGGTCTCCCGTGAGGTTATCGCCGACTCCGTTGAGGTGGTGATGCAGGCCGAGCGCATTGATGGTTCGGTCCTGCTGGCCGGTTGTGACAAGTCGCTTCCGGGCATGTTGATGGCAGCAGCCCGTCTGGATTTGGCCTCGGTCTTCCTGTACGCGGGGTCGATCATGCCCGGTTGGGTCAAGTTGGAAGACGGCAGCGAAAAGGAAGTCACGCTCATTGACGCCTTCGAAGCCGTGGGCGCCTGCGCCGCTGGCAAGATGAGCCTCGAGGATCTCACGCGCATCGAAAAAGCCATTTGCCCCGGTGAGGGCGCCTGCGGTGGTATGTATACGGCCAACACCATGGCGTGCATCGGTGAGGCGCTGGGCATGAGCCTTCCCGGCTCGGCCGCCCCGCCCTCGGCCGACCGTCGCCGCGATATGTTCGCCCGCGCCTCGGGCGAAGCGGTAGTGAACCTGCTGCGCAAGGGCATCACCGCCCGCGACATCATGACCAAGAAGGCCTTTGAGAACGCGATCGCCGTGACCATGGCCTTCGGTGGTTCCACCAACGCCGTGCTGCACCTTTTGGCCATCGCCCGGGAGGCCGAGGTTGATTTGACCCTGGCCGACTTCAACCGCATCGGAGACAAGATCCCGCACCTGGGGGACCTGAAGCCCTTCGGTCGTTATGTGATGACCGACGTGGACAAGATCGGCGGCGTGCCGGTGATCATGAAGGCCCTGCTGGATGCGGGCCTGCTGCACGGGGACTGCCTGACGGTGACCGGCAAGACCGTTGCCGAGAACCTCGCGGCAATCAACCCGCCGGATGTGGATGGCAAGATTCTGCGCGCACTGGATAATCCGATCCACAAGACCGGTGGCATCACGGTGCTACACGGATCGATGGCCCCCGATGGGGCGGTGGTGAAGTCCGCAGGATTTGATGCGGATGTCTTTGAGGGCACGGCACGGGTCTTTGACCGCGAGCAGGGTGCGCTTGCGGCCCTGGATGCCGGTCAGATTCACGCCGGTGACGTGGTGGTCATCCGCTATGAGGGCCCCAAGGGTGGTCCCGGGATGCGCGAAATGCTCGCCATTACCGGCGCCATTAAGGGTGCGGGTCTGGGCAAGGACGTCCTGCTGCTCACCGACGGTCGCTTCTCCGGTGGCACCACCGGCCTGTGCATCGGCCACGTGGCGCCCGAGGCCGTGGACGGCGGCCCGATCGCCTTTGTGAAGGACGGGGACAAGATTCGGGTAGACATCGCCGCACGCTCCTTCGACCTGTTGGTTGATGAAGCGGAACTCGAAGCGCGCAAGGTGGGATGGGCACCGCTGCCGGCGAAGTTCACCACCGGTGTGCTGGCCAAGTACGCCAAGCTGGTCAACTCGGCCTCCACCGGCGCATACTGTGGCTAA
- a CDS encoding LapA family protein, translating to MIQNQDHVTVYFPSFHGQLALDITLPIAALAGSLVVSIVGAVRIIQWRARAHSASKSLAKNVKRARRTSWWHRRRTTTSTVN from the coding sequence ATGATTCAAAATCAGGATCACGTCACGGTGTATTTCCCGAGTTTCCATGGCCAATTGGCCTTGGACATCACGCTACCGATCGCTGCTCTCGCAGGCTCGTTGGTGGTGTCCATCGTGGGGGCGGTCCGCATCATCCAATGGCGCGCTCGTGCCCACTCCGCCAGCAAGTCACTAGCAAAAAACGTCAAGCGGGCTCGGCGAACCTCTTGGTGGCACCGGCGAAGAACCACCACCTCCACCGTTAACTAA
- a CDS encoding GlsB/YeaQ/YmgE family stress response membrane protein — MGFIGWIILGLIAGAIAKAIKPGEQGGGWLATLLLGVVGAVLGGWIGSAIFKVGIGDFWDLSTWLLAIGGALLVLIIWGFLTRKKA, encoded by the coding sequence ATGGGATTCATTGGTTGGATTATTTTGGGTCTAATAGCCGGAGCCATCGCCAAGGCGATCAAGCCGGGCGAGCAGGGCGGCGGTTGGCTCGCCACCCTACTTCTGGGTGTTGTCGGTGCCGTCCTGGGTGGCTGGATTGGATCCGCCATCTTCAAGGTGGGAATCGGTGACTTCTGGGACCTTTCCACCTGGTTGCTGGCCATCGGAGGCGCGTTACTGGTCCTGATTATCTGGGGCTTCCTGACCCGCAAAAAGGCGTAG
- a CDS encoding 2-hydroxyacid dehydrogenase produces MKPFRVVSFPTAELLEAVGPLPDGLRAGVWDIQGEPEGIELGEIDVAILPYMASVASLAGIRRASNLQLVQTQTTGFDGVHDLVGPNVSVSTAAGVHAAGTAELALGLVLASLRGIGESVRDQAERRWNPRRWPGLADRKVAIVGVGGIGEEIRKRLVPFDVELSRFGTRARTDDHGEIFAIDDLLHRAGDIEVLILIVPHNAGTHHLINAQILAALPDGAVVVNVARGPVVDTDALVAELETGRIRCASDVFDPEPLPAEHPIWQLPNALVIPHNGGNSGAFLPRMVKLLKRQVAAWGNGEPGENLVDAPASGAEGLKDS; encoded by the coding sequence ATGAAGCCATTTCGCGTTGTCTCATTCCCCACTGCCGAACTTTTGGAAGCTGTTGGTCCATTGCCCGACGGTCTGCGGGCAGGCGTTTGGGACATCCAAGGGGAACCCGAGGGAATCGAACTCGGAGAAATCGACGTGGCGATCCTTCCCTACATGGCCAGCGTCGCTAGTTTGGCCGGCATTCGCCGTGCCTCTAATCTTCAACTGGTCCAAACACAGACCACCGGATTTGATGGCGTTCATGATCTCGTTGGTCCCAACGTTTCTGTATCCACTGCCGCTGGAGTCCATGCAGCGGGAACGGCCGAGCTGGCCCTCGGGTTGGTTTTGGCCTCCCTGAGGGGAATTGGAGAATCGGTGAGGGACCAAGCGGAGAGACGATGGAACCCTCGTCGGTGGCCCGGGCTGGCCGACCGCAAGGTGGCCATCGTGGGCGTCGGTGGCATCGGGGAGGAGATCCGTAAACGTTTGGTCCCCTTCGACGTTGAGTTGAGTCGCTTCGGCACCCGGGCGCGCACGGATGACCACGGTGAGATCTTCGCCATCGATGACCTTCTGCACCGGGCCGGGGACATCGAGGTGCTGATCCTGATCGTCCCGCACAATGCTGGCACGCACCACCTGATCAACGCCCAAATACTCGCGGCATTGCCCGACGGTGCCGTCGTCGTTAATGTCGCCCGAGGCCCGGTGGTTGACACCGATGCGCTGGTGGCCGAGTTAGAAACCGGACGGATCAGGTGTGCCTCGGATGTCTTTGACCCTGAGCCGCTTCCGGCAGAGCATCCAATATGGCAGCTGCCCAACGCCTTGGTCATTCCCCACAATGGCGGCAATTCGGGGGCCTTCCTTCCTCGCATGGTCAAACTACTCAAGCGTCAGGTTGCCGCATGGGGCAATGGTGAACCCGGTGAAAACTTGGTGGATGCTCCAGCCTCTGGCGCCGAGGGCTTAAAAGACTCATAG
- the bcp gene encoding thioredoxin-dependent thiol peroxidase has translation MSENTAAEATRLSPGDAAPDFTLPDAQGKELSLASLRGKKTIVYFYPAASTPGCTKQACDFRDSLESLTAAGYQVVGISPDASAKLAKFTDAQDLTFPLLADEDHAVAEAYGAWGEKKNYGRVYDGLIRSTFVIDESGRVELAQYNVRATGHVAKLRRDLGLDPK, from the coding sequence ATGAGCGAAAACACTGCCGCCGAAGCCACACGACTGTCCCCCGGTGATGCAGCCCCAGATTTCACGCTTCCGGACGCACAAGGTAAAGAGCTTTCCCTCGCTTCCCTGCGCGGAAAGAAGACCATCGTCTACTTCTACCCGGCGGCTTCCACCCCGGGCTGCACTAAGCAAGCTTGTGACTTCAGGGATTCCTTAGAATCACTGACCGCGGCCGGATACCAGGTTGTCGGGATCTCACCCGATGCCTCTGCCAAACTGGCAAAGTTCACCGACGCGCAGGACCTCACCTTCCCGCTTTTGGCCGACGAGGATCACGCCGTCGCCGAGGCCTACGGCGCATGGGGCGAAAAGAAGAACTATGGACGCGTTTACGACGGGCTCATTCGTTCAACTTTTGTCATCGATGAAAGTGGCCGCGTTGAATTGGCGCAATACAACGTGCGTGCCACCGGGCATGTCGCCAAATTGCGTCGTGATTTGGGTCTCGATCCCAAATAG
- a CDS encoding ABC transporter substrate-binding protein — protein sequence MPSQPHCPEPRRATRRAFLVGGMGLTALALTGCDPKNSPAPSTSGTSTAPVIRSFNFGTAAEPMNLDPSLSGDNETFRITRQIYEGLIGVDRETGAPIPKLATNWIVSPDRLQFTFILRRGVKFHDGTDFDAAAVVANFEHWMALPSDARASSEQGFHQVFRHHEEIPKLPSTIPESKPSADASGSKIVDPEELAEHTRATALLESLRDQLKAQPFVGASSGGSASYFGSIKAADTYTVVLTLRQPITGLIEALSLPGLAIASPQALGTKPVENGRYSYISSQPVGTGPYAFVSWKDKSVTLRTFPDYWNTDLMAANPTAPTVVTFKEISTPAGRLGALGREEIDGFDMVTLTGLRELVREGKLIVQRDPYSVTYLGMNRTNKWLAKSEFRRALAHAIDRQKVIEQFYISGTKEARSFLPASLGIAPSETYYGPDTRLTKELIESSGYDGTPIPFLYPLNISRAYLPLPELIYAEISRQLSAVGIMVAPVPVDWNDGYVSKVRSGEVAGLHLLGFNGGYRDPDDFIGGLFSTPTQQFGYDSPVLKAQVLLARSIPTGDERTNAYKEISTTLARDLPALPLVFPISALAFNDNVKNYPSSPVLDEVFSDVRLNT from the coding sequence GTGCCAAGCCAGCCGCACTGCCCGGAACCACGCCGTGCCACCCGCCGAGCTTTTTTGGTCGGCGGAATGGGCCTCACCGCATTGGCACTGACCGGTTGCGACCCCAAGAATTCGCCCGCTCCCTCAACCTCGGGTACGAGCACCGCCCCCGTCATCCGGAGCTTCAACTTCGGAACGGCCGCCGAGCCGATGAATCTAGACCCCTCCTTGTCCGGGGATAACGAGACGTTCCGGATCACGCGGCAGATCTATGAAGGTCTCATTGGCGTGGACCGTGAGACTGGCGCCCCGATCCCGAAGCTGGCCACCAACTGGATCGTGAGTCCCGACCGCCTTCAGTTCACCTTCATCTTGCGCCGGGGCGTGAAATTCCACGACGGCACCGACTTCGACGCAGCCGCCGTGGTCGCAAACTTTGAGCACTGGATGGCACTACCCAGCGATGCACGAGCCAGCTCGGAGCAGGGCTTCCATCAGGTCTTTCGGCACCACGAAGAAATACCCAAACTGCCATCCACTATCCCCGAGTCCAAGCCAAGTGCCGATGCATCGGGTAGCAAGATCGTTGATCCAGAAGAACTTGCCGAGCACACCCGTGCCACCGCGCTGCTGGAATCGCTGCGCGATCAGCTCAAGGCCCAACCGTTTGTGGGAGCCAGCAGCGGCGGCAGCGCCAGCTACTTCGGATCCATTAAGGCCGCCGACACCTACACCGTGGTGCTCACCCTTCGCCAGCCCATCACCGGACTCATCGAGGCTCTCTCGCTTCCCGGTCTGGCCATCGCCTCACCTCAGGCCCTGGGCACTAAGCCGGTAGAAAACGGCCGGTACTCCTATATTTCGAGCCAGCCGGTGGGCACCGGTCCGTATGCGTTCGTTTCGTGGAAGGACAAGTCCGTCACGCTGCGAACTTTCCCGGATTATTGGAACACGGATTTAATGGCAGCTAACCCCACCGCACCGACCGTTGTGACCTTCAAGGAAATCAGCACTCCCGCCGGGCGTTTGGGCGCTCTGGGTCGCGAGGAAATCGACGGCTTCGACATGGTCACGCTGACCGGTCTGCGCGAGTTGGTCCGCGAGGGCAAACTCATTGTGCAACGCGATCCATACTCGGTCACCTACCTGGGGATGAACCGGACCAATAAGTGGCTCGCCAAGTCCGAATTCCGTCGGGCCCTTGCGCATGCCATCGACCGGCAGAAAGTCATCGAACAGTTCTACATCTCCGGTACCAAGGAGGCCCGCAGCTTTCTGCCTGCATCCCTGGGGATCGCCCCCTCGGAAACCTACTACGGTCCGGATACCCGCCTCACCAAGGAACTGATTGAGTCCAGCGGTTATGACGGCACACCCATCCCGTTCCTCTACCCCCTGAATATTTCGCGCGCCTACTTACCGTTGCCCGAGCTCATCTATGCCGAGATTTCCCGGCAGCTCTCGGCCGTCGGCATCATGGTGGCGCCCGTTCCCGTGGATTGGAACGACGGCTACGTCTCCAAGGTTCGTTCCGGAGAAGTTGCGGGGCTGCACCTTTTGGGATTCAACGGAGGCTATCGAGACCCCGACGACTTCATCGGCGGTCTCTTCTCCACGCCCACTCAACAATTTGGCTATGACTCCCCGGTGCTCAAGGCTCAGGTGCTATTGGCCCGCTCGATCCCTACGGGCGATGAACGCACCAACGCCTACAAGGAAATCTCCACGACGCTGGCCCGCGATCTGCCAGCACTGCCGTTGGTCTTCCCGATTTCGGCCCTGGCCTTTAACGACAATGTGAAGAACTACCCGTCTTCGCCCGTCCTAGATGAAGTCTTCTCCGACGTGAGGCTGAACACTTAA
- a CDS encoding malate:quinone oxidoreductase, with product MPSESTSQSFDVVLIGAGIMSSTLGTLIKQLEPGWSIGLFENLEEAGLESSSPWNNAGTGHSALCELNYTAAGPDGSVNPAKAIGINEQFQVTRQFLAHLVKNKQVGDPSSFINALPHMSFVIGDDNAKYLKTRYEALKPNTLFNEIEHTEDLDTIKSWTPLVANGRNESERVAASRVASGTDVDFGSLTRQLTKDLASKGVEVNFGHRVTGIKRDGAGWEIAVRNNASKVKRSVKAKFVFVGAGGGALGLLQKAGIDEIKGFGGFPVSGQFLRCTDDAIINQHHAKVYGQASVGAPPMSVPHLDTRFVDGKRSLMFGPYAGFSTNFLKTSSLLDLPLSIRPHNILPMLAVGKDNLDLTTYLIKEVLKSRSKKDDALREYLPEAVGDKWELITAGQRVQVIKKDAKKGGVLQFGTEVITSADGTISGLLGASPGASTATPIMLDLLGRCFPKQFAGWETKLKDIIPSYGQKLNENPALYAEVRAETDKVLKLA from the coding sequence GTGCCTTCTGAATCCACAAGTCAGTCTTTCGACGTCGTACTAATCGGCGCCGGCATCATGAGCTCAACGCTCGGAACCCTGATCAAACAATTGGAGCCGGGGTGGAGCATTGGACTTTTCGAGAATTTGGAAGAGGCCGGTCTCGAGTCCTCCTCCCCTTGGAACAACGCCGGCACCGGTCACTCGGCACTGTGCGAACTGAACTACACCGCGGCAGGCCCGGACGGATCCGTCAATCCGGCCAAGGCCATTGGTATCAATGAGCAGTTCCAGGTGACGCGCCAGTTCCTCGCCCACTTGGTGAAGAACAAGCAGGTCGGAGATCCGAGCAGCTTCATCAATGCGCTGCCGCACATGAGCTTTGTCATCGGTGACGACAATGCCAAATACCTCAAGACCCGCTATGAGGCGCTGAAGCCGAATACGCTGTTCAACGAGATTGAGCACACCGAGGATTTGGACACCATCAAGTCTTGGACTCCGTTGGTGGCCAATGGCCGCAACGAATCCGAGCGCGTGGCAGCCTCCCGCGTTGCCTCCGGCACCGATGTGGACTTCGGTTCACTGACCCGCCAGCTGACCAAGGACCTTGCCAGCAAGGGCGTCGAGGTTAACTTCGGCCACCGAGTCACCGGCATCAAGCGCGATGGCGCGGGCTGGGAAATAGCCGTCCGCAACAACGCCTCCAAGGTCAAGCGCTCGGTCAAGGCGAAGTTCGTGTTCGTGGGTGCCGGCGGTGGCGCCCTGGGTCTGCTGCAGAAGGCTGGAATCGACGAGATCAAGGGCTTCGGCGGATTCCCGGTCTCCGGGCAGTTCTTGCGTTGCACCGACGATGCAATCATCAACCAGCACCACGCCAAGGTCTACGGCCAGGCGTCCGTTGGTGCCCCGCCAATGAGCGTTCCGCACCTCGACACCCGCTTTGTTGACGGCAAGCGTTCGCTGATGTTCGGCCCCTACGCCGGCTTCTCGACCAACTTCCTGAAGACTTCCTCATTGCTGGACCTTCCGCTGTCCATCCGTCCGCACAACATCCTTCCGATGCTGGCCGTGGGCAAGGACAACCTGGATCTGACCACTTACCTGATCAAGGAAGTGCTCAAGTCCCGCTCGAAGAAGGACGACGCCCTGCGCGAGTACCTGCCCGAGGCAGTTGGCGATAAGTGGGAGCTGATCACCGCCGGACAGCGCGTCCAGGTCATCAAGAAGGATGCCAAGAAGGGCGGCGTGCTGCAGTTCGGTACCGAGGTCATCACCTCCGCCGACGGCACCATCTCCGGTCTGCTCGGCGCCTCCCCCGGAGCCTCGACGGCAACGCCGATCATGCTCGATTTGCTGGGCCGCTGCTTCCCGAAGCAGTTCGCTGGCTGGGAGACCAAGCTCAAGGACATCATCCCGTCCTACGGCCAGAAACTGAACGAGAACCCGGCGCTCTACGCCGAGGTTCGTGCCGAGACCGATAAGGTTCTCAAGCTCGCCTAG